A window of Methanobrevibacter boviskoreani JH1 genomic DNA:
TAAGACTTATGATTTTGCTAAACTCTGATGCTAATTTAGAATAAAGATTATTGTTTGCTCTATTTGTTGAATCAATTTCCTCAAAGTTTAATGTCATAATATCACAGGGTCATTTTTCATGGAATTTTTATTAAATAATTATATATATTTTATTATAGTATAGATATTCTTATATTTGTATAAAAGTTTTCTAGGATTTTTGATTATGGATAGAGTAAGTAAAAGTGAAGGTAAATTCTATATTTTTAAGTTTGATGAGAAATACCTAAATGATATTAATGATGGTAAAGCATTATTCTCACATAAAAAAAGAGGTGTTTTTCAGAAAATAGAGGCTAATGACAATATTCTACTTCTTTCAAAACATGATAATAAACTATCTTTTCTGGCTTATACCCAGGTCAGTGAGGTATTTGAGGATAACGATGAGGAGAACTTTAACCCTAGAAAATTAAAACTTAAAGGAATTAAATATTTTACATATCCCATCATATTAAAGGATATTGCAGATAAATTGGATTTTATAAGTAATCCTGATAAACCTTCAGGTTCCATTCAGGAGTATAAGGAAATCTCAATAAAGGATTTCAAATGTATTTATAATCAGTCTCCACATATAAATAAGTTACCTTATTATTTAAATAGGATAGATTTTAATCTTAAGGAATTTATCTTAGATAGTATGAAATCATTGTATGGTTTTTTAAAACAGTATAATGGAGGAAGAAATCAAATTGAGATTAAGACATTTATAAAGCTATTAAAGAATTTGTTATCTAATTATAACATTAATTTATCTTATAACGAGCTTAAAGACTTTTATGCTCATAATGTATGGCAATTAAATTTTAAGCATAATCCCTCAAGGGATCCTAATAAGTTTGTATATCTCTATGATTCCAATGGAGATAAACATAATTTCAGTTATATTAGCTTTATATCTTAAGATAATATTTTTAACTATATATTAGTTTTATATTGATAATCTTAACAGAGATAAGATACTTTTAATTATATTGTTAACTTCAAGATATGGTTGTATTTTAATTACATACATAATAAGATAAATATAAATTTCAGCTATTATTTTTTGATGGTAATAATTTAAATTTTTAATAATATTTAATTTCAAATAATAAATTATGATTAATATGGTTTTAATAAAGTAAAACCTTAATACATTTGCTTTTTTCATTTAAAAATTATAATGGGTTTGAGGATATATGGATAAAGAAGATATGATTAATGCATTAAAAAATGGTAATGTACCTAAAGATGGTGCAAGGGAATTATGTATTGGTCGAGATAAGGAAATAGAAGAATTTGAATATATTCTTGAAAGAGTTAAAGAGGGTAAATCTGTAGTGAAATTTATTGACGGTGAATTCGGTGCAGGTAAATCATTCTTTCTAAAGGTTATTGAAGAGATGGCATATCAGGATAACTTCGTAATTTCTAAGGTGACTTTAAGTAACTCTGTTCCATTTAATAAAATCGATGTTGTATATAGGAATATTGTGCAATCATTAACATGTAAAACAGGAACTAGTTTGAGACATATCATTGATAGATGGTACACGGATATTAGGGTAATGGCTTTGGAGGAGACAACTGATCCTGTAGAAGAGGAGGACATAGTACGCCAAACTATTCAGGATGATTTAAGACAAACACGTGAACACTCTAATTCATTTGCAGTTTCTATTGAAAACTATTGCAAGTTTCTAGATGAGGGTGATGAGGAAACTGCTAACTATGCTCAGGCATGGCTTCAGGGTGATTCAAATATTCCCTCCAAATTTAAAAGGAAATTTGGAGTTAAAGGTGATGTTACAAAAGAAAATACCTTTAATTTTATAGAGGCATTATCTGTTTTTATAAAATCTGTAGGATATTCTGGTCTGGTAGTTCTTATTGATGAGGCCGAATATATCATGAACTTGATAAGAACCAATATGAGGGATACTGCATATAACTATATGAGGGATATCTTTGATTTATCCAGTAGTAATGAGTTTGAAAATATTTTATTTGTGTTTGCAGGAACTCCAAGGTTATTCGATGATACTAAAAAGGGTATACCTTCCTATGAGGCATTGAATGATAGAATAGAGGATAAGGTTGACAGTGAATATAGGGATTTGAGAAAACCTATCATTGTGCTTCAGGGATTCACCGATGATGAACTTGTGGATATTAGTAAAAACATAATATCATTACATGAGGATGTTTATGATTGGAATGGTCAGGAATTGGTGTATCCTGTTTTAGATGATATTGTGGAGCATTATCAGCAAAACGCATCTTTAACTGGAGGTAGAGTTACTCCAAGATTATTTGTAAGATCAATTATAGCTATTTTGGATATAATTCAACAGAATCCAGATGACTTCACAT
This region includes:
- a CDS encoding EVE domain-containing protein; this encodes MDRVSKSEGKFYIFKFDEKYLNDINDGKALFSHKKRGVFQKIEANDNILLLSKHDNKLSFLAYTQVSEVFEDNDEENFNPRKLKLKGIKYFTYPIILKDIADKLDFISNPDKPSGSIQEYKEISIKDFKCIYNQSPHINKLPYYLNRIDFNLKEFILDSMKSLYGFLKQYNGGRNQIEIKTFIKLLKNLLSNYNINLSYNELKDFYAHNVWQLNFKHNPSRDPNKFVYLYDSNGDKHNFSYISFIS
- a CDS encoding BREX system ATP-binding domain-containing protein; translation: MDKEDMINALKNGNVPKDGARELCIGRDKEIEEFEYILERVKEGKSVVKFIDGEFGAGKSFFLKVIEEMAYQDNFVISKVTLSNSVPFNKIDVVYRNIVQSLTCKTGTSLRHIIDRWYTDIRVMALEETTDPVEEEDIVRQTIQDDLRQTREHSNSFAVSIENYCKFLDEGDEETANYAQAWLQGDSNIPSKFKRKFGVKGDVTKENTFNFIEALSVFIKSVGYSGLVVLIDEAEYIMNLIRTNMRDTAYNYMRDIFDLSSSNEFENILFVFAGTPRLFDDTKKGIPSYEALNDRIEDKVDSEYRDLRKPIIVLQGFTDDELVDISKNIISLHEDVYDWNGQELVYPVLDDIVEHYQQNASLTGGRVTPRLFVRSIIAILDIIQQNPDDFTSSEDILNIFDEKQSEFIDYDFDDDWG